The following are encoded in a window of Salinibacter ruber DSM 13855 genomic DNA:
- a CDS encoding HAD family hydrolase, with the protein MPENVDLNALLFDMDGVLVDVSRSYRRAIEETVEHFTGRQIGENAIQRYKNYGGFEDDWKLTHAIVTDTAMEVPISRVIDEFQDRYRGDDWDGFITEEPPLIDDQTLDRLNQSHILGIVTGRPEEEAQWTLDHQNWTDYFPLLVGKEKQGDRAKPNPFPLEHSLTMLAAAGCPIDPEEAVYIGDSVDDMDAAREAGMWRIGVVPPYVETDEHKPLLEEHGAHVVIDDLNTLPDVLSTLDERTPARSTR; encoded by the coding sequence ATGCCCGAGAACGTAGACCTCAATGCGTTGCTGTTCGACATGGATGGCGTCCTGGTGGACGTCTCCCGCTCGTACCGGCGCGCGATCGAGGAGACCGTCGAGCACTTCACCGGCCGCCAGATCGGTGAGAATGCCATCCAGCGGTACAAGAACTACGGCGGCTTCGAGGACGACTGGAAGCTGACCCACGCCATCGTCACCGACACGGCGATGGAGGTCCCCATCAGCCGCGTGATCGACGAGTTTCAGGACCGCTATCGCGGCGACGATTGGGACGGCTTCATCACGGAAGAGCCCCCGCTGATCGACGATCAAACCCTCGACCGGCTCAATCAGAGCCACATCTTGGGCATCGTCACCGGGCGGCCCGAGGAGGAGGCCCAGTGGACCCTCGACCACCAGAACTGGACGGACTACTTTCCCCTTCTCGTGGGCAAAGAGAAGCAGGGGGACCGCGCAAAGCCCAATCCCTTCCCCCTCGAACACTCCCTCACCATGCTGGCCGCCGCCGGCTGCCCCATCGACCCGGAAGAGGCGGTGTACATCGGCGACTCGGTCGACGACATGGACGCGGCCCGGGAGGCCGGCATGTGGCGCATCGGGGTCGTTCCCCCGTACGTAGAGACCGACGAGCACAAGCCGCTGCTGGAGGAGCATGGGGCGCACGTCGTCATCGACGACCTCAACACCCTGCCCGACGTCCTGTCCACCCTGGACGAGCGCACGCCCGCCCGGTCGACGCGGTAG
- a CDS encoding OmpA family protein gives MRFLFGLLSAVVLVGCQQGNQGTGPQPLQGRIDSFRTANQNLTRQVQALRDSLRAREAGTTLQPPIYFPSGSAWIPDRGRRRLDEHAATIKDEYPNAGFRIQGYTDPVPIGPSLQDTYPSNWYLSAQRAAAVAHYLDTNHDIRTASLEIEAFGPRTMVGPDETPERRREDRRVEIVVEDGP, from the coding sequence ATGCGCTTCTTGTTCGGGCTTCTTTCGGCGGTCGTCCTCGTGGGGTGCCAGCAGGGCAACCAGGGCACCGGGCCGCAGCCGCTGCAGGGACGGATCGACTCCTTCCGGACGGCCAACCAGAACCTGACCCGTCAGGTGCAGGCGCTCCGTGATTCGCTGCGGGCACGGGAGGCGGGCACCACGCTCCAACCGCCGATCTATTTCCCCTCGGGCAGCGCCTGGATCCCGGACCGCGGGCGCCGGCGGCTCGACGAGCACGCCGCCACGATCAAGGACGAGTACCCGAACGCGGGCTTTCGCATACAGGGGTACACCGACCCCGTGCCCATCGGGCCCAGTCTCCAAGACACGTACCCGAGCAACTGGTACCTATCGGCCCAGCGGGCGGCGGCGGTGGCCCACTACCTCGACACGAACCACGACATCCGGACGGCGAGCCTTGAGATCGAGGCGTTCGGGCCGCGGACGATGGTGGGGCCAGACGAGACGCCGGAGCGGCGCCGGGAAGACCGCCGGGTGGAGATTGTCGTGGAGGACGGCCCGTAG
- a CDS encoding NUDIX hydrolase: MLLFASVSAPDASVSAVAERGLSASNGGVRLWKTLGAVPDGTDPVLVVDPRALPAPSAETEAAVRVPSVPPAALRNVAPYRPPAPVAAGGGYVGCPLPNDVVLLVIFRRGVWDLPKGTQDPGESIEACARREVQEEVGIESLRVVRGLGTTQHGYPDGTRYAVKTTHWYLMRTPERAFEPDRREGIRRVTRGRWAVARAHMGYDTLRQHMDRVEGTVRAALGT; the protein is encoded by the coding sequence ATGCTCCTGTTTGCGTCCGTCTCGGCCCCCGACGCCTCGGTGTCTGCCGTGGCGGAGCGTGGGCTCTCTGCGTCCAACGGGGGCGTACGGCTGTGGAAAACCCTGGGGGCGGTGCCCGATGGCACGGATCCCGTGCTCGTGGTGGACCCGCGGGCGCTTCCCGCCCCCAGTGCGGAGACAGAGGCCGCGGTGCGCGTGCCGTCCGTGCCGCCGGCCGCCCTCCGCAACGTCGCCCCCTACCGTCCCCCTGCACCGGTGGCCGCCGGCGGGGGCTACGTGGGCTGCCCGCTGCCGAACGACGTGGTGCTGCTGGTGATCTTTCGGCGCGGCGTGTGGGACCTGCCGAAGGGGACCCAAGACCCCGGCGAGTCCATCGAGGCCTGTGCCCGGCGCGAGGTGCAGGAGGAGGTGGGGATCGAGAGCCTTCGCGTCGTCCGTGGGCTCGGCACCACCCAGCACGGCTATCCGGACGGGACGCGCTACGCCGTAAAGACGACACACTGGTACCTCATGCGAACGCCGGAGCGCGCCTTTGAGCCGGACCGGCGCGAGGGCATCCGACGGGTGACGCGGGGCCGATGGGCGGTGGCCCGGGCGCACATGGGCTACGACACGCTCCGGCAACACATGGACCGGGTTGAGGGAACGGTCCGCGCGGCATTGGGAACGTAG
- a CDS encoding SulP family inorganic anion transporter, translating to MWNQAWAWLRDTLPLLQWLPDYTTEALRGDATAGLTVGVMLIPQGMAYAVIAGVPPIYGLYAGLVPLLVYPLIGSSRHLALGPVSIDMLIIAAGVGAIAQAGTERYVALAILLTAMVGLLQMAMGAMKLGFVANLLSRPVIAGLTTAASFIIAISQIGSLLGVELGRSQYIHVLLIEAVQNAGNTHLLTLGIGTASIVLLMGLPRWLPKVPEALIVVVAGTLAGWGFGLREKGVSVVGSIPQGLPAPELWTLSFSDLNTLLPAAITLALVQFMKDISLDRIFAARHGYTIDANRELIGVGAGNFFGSLFQSIPASGSFSRSAVNEQSGAQTALANVFAAGVIALTLLFLTPLFYHLPTPVLAAIIIVSGFGLFDLRELRSLFKARRRDGYIALFTAGCTLFIGIQEGILLGIGTSVVAMLYRISRPNVAELGHVPGTRLFRDLDRFEQAARLRDIMVLRVDAAFSFANAEYFKDFILEKSEREGRPVKVVIVDGSSINGLDTTAIDALFSVTESLEEEGIELHLTGLIGPVREVVRRSGLHALLGENKFHLDPHQAVVSVLERWDAAEGTDRVTHYFNMADSEETEATPAAS from the coding sequence ATGTGGAATCAAGCCTGGGCGTGGCTTCGCGATACGCTTCCGCTGCTTCAGTGGCTCCCGGACTATACGACGGAGGCCCTGCGCGGGGACGCGACGGCGGGGCTCACCGTGGGCGTCATGCTCATCCCGCAGGGCATGGCCTACGCCGTCATCGCGGGGGTCCCGCCGATCTACGGGCTGTATGCCGGCCTCGTGCCGCTGCTCGTCTACCCGCTGATCGGGAGCTCGCGGCACCTTGCGCTCGGGCCCGTGTCGATCGACATGCTGATCATCGCGGCGGGCGTGGGGGCGATCGCCCAGGCCGGGACGGAGCGCTACGTGGCCCTCGCCATTCTGCTCACCGCCATGGTGGGGCTGCTGCAGATGGCGATGGGGGCCATGAAGCTTGGATTCGTGGCCAACCTGTTGTCCCGACCGGTCATCGCCGGCCTCACGACGGCCGCCTCGTTCATTATCGCCATCAGCCAGATTGGAAGCCTGCTCGGGGTGGAGCTGGGGCGCTCCCAGTACATTCACGTGTTGCTCATTGAGGCCGTTCAGAATGCGGGCAACACCCACCTGCTCACACTGGGCATCGGAACCGCGAGCATTGTGCTGCTCATGGGCCTCCCCCGCTGGCTCCCCAAGGTCCCCGAGGCCCTGATCGTGGTCGTCGCCGGCACGCTCGCCGGGTGGGGCTTTGGGCTTCGGGAGAAGGGCGTCTCGGTCGTCGGGTCCATCCCGCAGGGCCTCCCCGCGCCCGAACTGTGGACGCTCAGCTTCTCGGACCTCAACACGCTCCTGCCGGCGGCCATTACCCTTGCGCTCGTGCAGTTTATGAAGGACATCTCGCTGGACCGCATCTTCGCGGCCCGGCACGGCTACACGATCGACGCCAACCGGGAGCTCATCGGGGTCGGGGCCGGCAACTTCTTCGGCAGCCTGTTCCAGAGCATTCCCGCGTCGGGCAGCTTCTCCCGGTCGGCCGTGAACGAACAGTCGGGCGCCCAGACGGCCCTCGCCAACGTCTTTGCGGCCGGGGTGATCGCGCTCACCCTGCTCTTCCTCACGCCGCTGTTCTACCACCTCCCCACGCCGGTGCTCGCGGCCATCATTATCGTATCGGGCTTCGGGCTGTTCGACCTGCGGGAGCTGCGCAGCCTGTTCAAGGCGCGGCGGCGGGACGGATACATCGCCCTCTTTACGGCGGGCTGCACCCTTTTTATCGGGATTCAGGAGGGCATTCTGCTCGGCATCGGCACGTCCGTCGTCGCCATGCTCTACCGCATCAGCCGCCCCAACGTGGCCGAGCTCGGACACGTCCCGGGCACCCGTCTCTTCCGCGACCTGGACCGGTTCGAGCAGGCCGCCCGCCTGCGGGACATCATGGTCCTTCGGGTGGACGCGGCCTTCTCGTTCGCGAACGCCGAGTACTTCAAGGACTTCATTTTGGAGAAAAGCGAGCGCGAGGGGCGCCCCGTGAAGGTCGTGATCGTGGACGGGAGCAGCATCAACGGCCTCGACACGACGGCCATCGATGCCCTGTTTTCGGTCACCGAGTCGCTGGAGGAGGAGGGCATTGAGCTCCACCTGACCGGCCTCATTGGCCCGGTGCGCGAGGTGGTGCGGCGCTCGGGGCTGCACGCCCTGCTCGGCGAGAACAAGTTTCACCTCGATCCGCACCAGGCCGTCGTGAGCGTGCTGGAGCGCTGGGACGCCGCGGAGGGGACCGACCGCGTCACGCACTACTTCAACATGGCGGACTCGGAGGAGACGGAGGCCACGCCCGCGGCGTCGTAG
- a CDS encoding DUF2459 domain-containing protein codes for MQWWRSLLLGAGAVWLVVLAARCHLPRRSVSAGGGPDSTGVLYVVQHGWHAGIAVRRADVPAGRWPVLDDVADAPYVEVGWGEAQYYPGASRGVWGVLRAGAWPTGSVVHVVPIDRPVPDRFPARTVVRVPVSPAELDAFTTFVAASFAVDSTGRVPTAAPGYYADSRFYASPLPYHVFNNCNHWAAAALEAAGCDASPRWAFTVGQVISRAKACGTLVQGEG; via the coding sequence ATGCAGTGGTGGCGCAGTCTTCTCCTCGGCGCGGGGGCCGTCTGGCTCGTCGTGCTGGCGGCCCGCTGTCACCTGCCGCGGCGGTCCGTCTCGGCGGGCGGAGGGCCCGACAGCACGGGTGTCCTCTATGTCGTGCAGCACGGCTGGCACGCCGGCATCGCCGTCCGCCGGGCCGACGTCCCCGCCGGCCGGTGGCCCGTCCTGGACGACGTCGCCGACGCGCCGTACGTGGAAGTGGGCTGGGGGGAGGCGCAGTACTACCCCGGCGCGTCGCGGGGCGTGTGGGGGGTGCTTCGGGCCGGCGCCTGGCCCACGGGCAGCGTGGTGCACGTCGTGCCCATCGACCGGCCCGTGCCCGACCGGTTTCCGGCGCGGACCGTCGTCCGGGTGCCAGTGTCGCCCGCCGAGCTGGACGCCTTCACTACGTTCGTGGCGGCGTCGTTCGCCGTCGACTCCACGGGACGAGTGCCCACGGCGGCGCCGGGGTACTACGCCGACAGTCGGTTCTACGCGTCGCCGCTCCCGTACCACGTCTTCAACAACTGCAACCACTGGGCTGCGGCGGCGCTCGAAGCGGCCGGGTGCGACGCATCCCCGCGGTGGGCCTTCACCGTGGGGCAGGTCATCTCCAGGGCGAAGGCGTGTGGGACGCTCGTTCAGGGGGAAGGCTAG
- a CDS encoding DinB family protein: protein MDPNAALRSHLTDLLTARQAHCTFADAVAHMPTEHRGDRPESLPYSVWELAEHIRRAQRDILDYCRTPDYEAADWPHDYWPDAPAPSTPTAWDASVAQVQTDQEALCDLVTDETIDLYETVPSSDEHTYLREVMLVADHTAYHVGQIVTVRRALGLWPPSGDAE, encoded by the coding sequence ATGGACCCAAACGCCGCCCTCCGTTCCCACCTCACGGACCTCCTCACCGCCCGACAGGCCCACTGCACGTTCGCGGACGCCGTGGCCCACATGCCCACGGAGCACCGGGGCGACCGTCCCGAATCCCTGCCGTACTCGGTGTGGGAGCTCGCCGAGCACATCCGGCGCGCCCAGCGCGACATTCTCGACTACTGCCGCACGCCGGACTACGAGGCCGCCGACTGGCCCCACGACTACTGGCCCGATGCGCCGGCCCCCTCCACCCCCACGGCGTGGGACGCGTCCGTGGCCCAGGTGCAGACGGACCAGGAGGCCCTGTGCGATCTCGTCACCGACGAGACGATCGACCTCTACGAGACGGTCCCGTCCAGCGACGAGCACACGTACCTCCGAGAGGTCATGCTCGTGGCCGACCACACCGCCTACCACGTCGGACAGATTGTGACCGTACGCCGCGCGCTCGGCCTCTGGCCCCCGAGCGGGGACGCCGAGTGA
- a CDS encoding polyhydroxyalkanoic acid system family protein — protein sequence MADIDITRSHSLGLDDGRAAVGRVADKLETELGVDAEWTGDTLQFSGQGADGHIEVEADAVHVAINLSAFLQPMRSRVQAEAEDYLDQSLQSQS from the coding sequence ATGGCCGACATCGACATCACCCGCTCGCATTCTCTAGGGCTCGACGACGGCCGGGCGGCCGTCGGGCGCGTCGCCGACAAGCTCGAAACCGAACTCGGGGTCGACGCCGAGTGGACGGGCGACACGTTGCAATTTAGTGGGCAGGGGGCCGACGGCCACATCGAGGTGGAGGCCGACGCGGTGCACGTTGCCATCAACCTCAGTGCCTTCCTGCAGCCGATGCGCAGTCGGGTGCAGGCGGAGGCCGAAGACTACCTGGACCAGTCCCTGCAGTCGCAGTCGTAG
- a CDS encoding M14 family metallopeptidase: MRPAVRPRLGLVVCALLVLPLTALAQPAEPLQSPATFLGYALGEQFTPHHRVVDYVRHVAEYSPRVAHRQYGTSVEGRPLLLATVTAPENHDRIETLRRDNRRRAGLADGAPQAEPTAVVWLSYGVHGNESVSTEAALRTLYALGNPQNERTGTWLGNTVVLLDPLLNPDGRARYVQWYKRMTGDQPNARPAAREHHEPWPGGRTNHYYFDLNRDWAWGIQPETRQRLAAYHRWMPHVHVDFHEMGVNEPYYFAPGAAPYHENLTEWQRDFQFTIGRNNADYFDENGWLYFTEEVFDLFYPGYGDTWPLFNGAIGMTYEQGGSGRAGRAIVTAEGDTLTLRDRLRRHHTTGLSTVEATAEHHEQVVRQFADYYASAQEDPPGEYRTYVVRRDAQGHRLAALADHLDRQRIRYGYVTDPQTVRGRSYRRGETEQARLQEGDLLVNAAQPKARLAKVLLEPTTTIVDSLTYDITAWSLPYAYGLEALALPESIAPDTNAAPGPPAAMTGDTDAPYAYVTPWTSRADARFAAALLDEGLRLRFATESFTVDDRSFDPGALLLTRAGNTNRTGRFDATVRRLAEAHDQSLHGASTGFTAQGPDFGSDNVGFVEPPHVAALSGAPVSPTRVGEVWHFFDRQLNYPVTLLPADDFEASMLDDVDVLVLPSGEYSEWLTEARAEALTGWVRQGGRLIAMGAATGALADRPPYALTRKSPDASETGGDDALTSYDAQTRQRLAGATPGSIHRVRLDDSHPLGFGVEPPYFTLKRNDDAFAYLDSGHTVGALEAPAPVDGFMGHEAQRAIGDTFLFGTQPLGDGRVTYFVDNPLFRGFWYNGQVLFANAVFFVGNG; this comes from the coding sequence ATGCGCCCTGCTGTTCGTCCCCGCCTCGGCCTCGTGGTTTGTGCCCTTCTGGTTCTCCCCCTCACGGCCCTGGCCCAGCCGGCGGAGCCCCTGCAGTCCCCTGCCACCTTCCTGGGCTACGCGCTCGGCGAGCAGTTTACGCCGCACCACCGGGTCGTGGACTACGTGCGGCACGTGGCCGAGTACTCGCCCCGCGTGGCGCACCGCCAGTACGGCACGTCGGTGGAGGGCCGTCCTCTCCTCCTCGCCACCGTGACCGCCCCCGAGAACCACGACCGCATCGAGACGCTTCGTCGGGACAACCGGAGGCGCGCCGGGCTGGCCGACGGCGCCCCCCAGGCCGAGCCCACCGCCGTCGTCTGGCTCAGCTACGGGGTGCACGGCAACGAGTCCGTCTCCACCGAGGCGGCGCTCCGCACCCTCTACGCCCTCGGCAATCCCCAAAACGAGCGGACGGGCACCTGGCTCGGCAACACGGTGGTGTTGCTTGATCCGCTCCTGAATCCGGACGGCCGCGCCCGGTACGTGCAGTGGTACAAGCGCATGACCGGGGACCAGCCCAACGCCCGTCCCGCGGCCCGCGAGCACCACGAGCCTTGGCCCGGCGGCCGCACGAACCACTACTACTTCGACCTTAACCGCGACTGGGCCTGGGGCATCCAGCCGGAGACGCGGCAGCGCCTGGCGGCCTACCACCGCTGGATGCCGCACGTCCACGTCGACTTCCACGAGATGGGCGTGAACGAGCCGTACTACTTCGCCCCCGGCGCCGCCCCGTACCACGAAAACCTGACCGAGTGGCAGCGCGACTTTCAGTTTACCATCGGCCGCAACAACGCCGACTACTTCGACGAGAACGGCTGGCTCTACTTCACCGAGGAGGTCTTCGACCTGTTTTATCCCGGCTACGGCGACACGTGGCCCCTCTTCAACGGCGCCATCGGCATGACCTACGAGCAGGGCGGCTCGGGGCGGGCCGGGCGCGCCATCGTGACCGCCGAGGGCGACACGCTCACCCTGCGGGACCGTCTCCGCCGCCATCACACCACCGGTCTCTCCACCGTGGAGGCCACGGCCGAGCACCACGAGCAGGTGGTCCGCCAGTTTGCGGACTACTACGCGTCGGCCCAGGAGGACCCGCCTGGCGAGTACCGGACCTACGTCGTGCGGCGGGACGCGCAGGGGCACCGGCTCGCGGCCCTCGCCGACCACCTCGACCGACAACGCATCCGCTACGGCTACGTCACGGACCCGCAGACGGTGCGCGGACGCAGCTATCGCCGCGGGGAGACCGAGCAGGCGCGCCTCCAGGAGGGCGACCTCCTCGTGAATGCGGCCCAGCCGAAGGCCCGCCTCGCGAAAGTGCTCCTGGAACCGACGACCACGATCGTCGACTCCCTGACGTACGACATCACCGCCTGGAGCCTGCCGTACGCCTACGGCCTGGAGGCCCTCGCGCTTCCGGAGTCGATTGCCCCCGACACCAACGCCGCTCCGGGCCCGCCCGCCGCGATGACCGGGGACACGGATGCGCCCTACGCCTACGTTACCCCCTGGACGAGCCGGGCCGACGCCCGCTTCGCGGCGGCGCTGCTCGACGAGGGCCTTCGCCTCCGGTTCGCCACGGAGTCGTTCACGGTGGACGATCGGTCCTTCGACCCGGGCGCCCTCCTCCTCACCCGTGCCGGGAATACGAACCGGACCGGCCGCTTCGACGCGACAGTGCGCCGGCTGGCCGAGGCCCACGACCAGTCGCTCCACGGCGCCTCGACCGGATTTACCGCACAGGGGCCGGACTTCGGATCCGACAACGTCGGGTTCGTGGAGCCCCCGCACGTGGCCGCCCTCTCGGGCGCCCCTGTGAGCCCAACTCGGGTCGGGGAGGTGTGGCACTTCTTCGACCGGCAGCTCAACTACCCGGTCACGCTCCTGCCGGCCGATGACTTTGAGGCCTCGATGCTGGACGACGTGGACGTGCTGGTGCTTCCGAGTGGGGAATACAGCGAGTGGCTCACGGAGGCGCGGGCTGAGGCCCTCACGGGCTGGGTGCGGCAGGGTGGGCGCCTCATCGCCATGGGGGCCGCCACCGGCGCCCTCGCGGACCGCCCCCCCTACGCCCTCACGCGGAAGTCCCCCGACGCCTCGGAGACCGGCGGAGACGATGCACTCACGTCCTACGACGCCCAGACCCGGCAGCGCCTGGCCGGGGCCACGCCGGGCAGCATTCATCGCGTGCGACTGGACGACTCCCATCCGCTCGGGTTCGGCGTCGAGCCCCCGTACTTCACCCTCAAGCGCAACGACGACGCGTTCGCGTACCTCGATTCCGGACACACCGTGGGCGCCCTTGAGGCCCCGGCTCCTGTCGACGGCTTCATGGGCCACGAGGCGCAGCGGGCCATTGGCGACACGTTCCTCTTCGGCACGCAGCCACTCGGGGACGGCCGGGTGACCTACTTCGTCGACAACCCCCTCTTCCGGGGCTTCTGGTACAACGGGCAGGTGCTCTTCGCCAACGCTGTCTTCTTTGTCGGCAATGGGTAG